The Shewanella sp. KX20019 genome window below encodes:
- a CDS encoding TonB-dependent receptor domain-containing protein gives MMKNKDIRNFALNSITLGLLTTLAAPVLAEETPPATEETVERIQVLGSNIKRAEAEGTLPVTVLSEDDIEATGAATIDELLRSIPQVGEVAFNNERAVGGVNDARGDVSSINLRGLGTGNTLTLLNGRRLVLHPGTQTENYVPVATVNANTLPVKGLKRLEVLRDGAAAVYGSDAVAGVVNYVLKSDFEGTNVSVNYGSSEGTDLDQVTINGATGFSFNEDKTHMTMSLGYYDRNGMDASERDYSKSQDRREYPGLPEEFVGDTQLDNRSSSTPWGSFSSSSLGKFHIQPDTMDGCVQQLENGLCADKGSLPRDMRYDRAADQSMTSDVKRLNFYSYLTHEINEDLELFGEAIYYKADSNRVREQSGNLTAQRFTIAEDAYYNPFGEEVTVRSYRPIDAGGRDIEVEDTSFRLLTGLTGYAGDWDWETGLLYSEANTLDTARNRIDANKFVRAVNSTEMSSAYDIFNGGDINNINSGDGTPNPQEVIDLFTTDVTRESETSLALADFKVSTAELFELPAGDVGFASGIEWRRETYSDDRDPLLDGSHPLTDPNSGEVLSGSSVLGSSPTPDADGSRNVFSAYGEVIAPILADMSWAQSLELQLALRYENFSDVGDVLKPKVALSWVPVDGLQLRGAYSGGFRAPNLPQVVEQGVSRSNTRYDPVTDSSYAMTEIRSGNANLEPEDDINKSLGLVISPLDNLTFTFDWWNIEQEGVVGILPSQTHLLYDSLKRSQGSTNTAVIRGADGEVIEIQNQYQNLSPREIEGIDFSVFYGLETAIGEFDFNLNAAHLIKFDQEPDAITAEVLAAQEAGDPSVPQSQVVAGANDLIKQNGRPEWRAYTSVRWKFQPWSAGVTANYVSDFVDTSTATSEGEPLPIDSMITVNMYADYTFNDAGLLDDTRIRLGVKNIADEQPPIADESFGYFSSVHSNRGRYFYIDIRKSF, from the coding sequence ATGATGAAAAATAAGGATATTCGCAACTTTGCGCTTAACTCTATAACCCTAGGTTTACTAACTACTTTGGCAGCTCCTGTACTTGCAGAAGAGACCCCGCCAGCAACAGAGGAAACGGTTGAACGTATTCAGGTTTTAGGTTCAAACATTAAGCGAGCTGAGGCGGAAGGGACTTTACCCGTCACGGTATTGAGTGAAGATGATATTGAAGCTACAGGCGCCGCGACAATTGATGAGTTATTGCGATCAATACCTCAAGTTGGTGAGGTCGCTTTTAATAATGAGCGAGCCGTTGGTGGAGTGAATGATGCGCGTGGTGATGTATCGTCAATTAACTTAAGAGGCCTAGGAACGGGTAATACATTAACCCTATTGAACGGTCGCCGGCTAGTGTTACACCCAGGAACCCAGACTGAAAACTATGTCCCTGTTGCAACAGTGAACGCGAATACACTACCTGTGAAAGGGCTTAAGCGTTTAGAAGTGTTGCGCGATGGTGCCGCTGCTGTTTATGGTTCTGATGCGGTAGCAGGCGTGGTTAACTATGTCTTGAAAAGTGATTTTGAAGGCACCAATGTGAGTGTTAACTATGGTAGCTCTGAGGGAACTGATCTAGATCAGGTGACTATCAATGGTGCAACAGGCTTTAGTTTTAACGAAGATAAAACGCACATGACTATGTCACTAGGCTATTACGATCGTAATGGTATGGATGCAAGTGAGCGTGATTATTCTAAGTCGCAAGATAGACGTGAGTATCCGGGATTACCAGAAGAGTTTGTCGGTGACACTCAACTCGATAACAGAAGTAGCAGCACACCTTGGGGCTCATTTTCCTCTAGCTCTTTAGGCAAATTTCATATTCAACCAGACACTATGGATGGTTGTGTTCAGCAGTTAGAAAATGGCCTTTGTGCCGATAAAGGCAGCCTTCCGCGAGACATGAGATATGACAGGGCGGCAGATCAATCGATGACGTCCGATGTAAAACGCCTTAACTTCTACAGTTATCTAACCCATGAAATAAATGAAGATTTAGAACTTTTTGGCGAGGCTATCTACTACAAAGCGGACTCAAACCGTGTTCGTGAACAATCGGGTAATTTAACTGCACAGCGTTTCACCATTGCTGAAGACGCTTATTACAATCCATTCGGAGAAGAGGTGACTGTACGTAGTTACCGTCCAATCGATGCGGGTGGCAGAGACATTGAAGTAGAAGATACTAGCTTTAGATTACTAACGGGTTTAACCGGATACGCGGGAGATTGGGACTGGGAAACCGGACTACTATATTCAGAAGCCAATACCTTAGATACCGCGCGCAATCGTATTGATGCCAACAAATTTGTTAGAGCCGTTAATAGCACTGAAATGAGCAGTGCGTATGACATTTTTAATGGTGGTGATATTAATAATATCAATAGTGGTGATGGCACACCTAACCCACAAGAGGTGATTGATCTATTCACAACAGATGTTACTCGAGAGAGTGAAACATCATTGGCGCTAGCCGACTTTAAGGTCTCGACAGCAGAGCTGTTTGAGTTACCCGCAGGTGATGTTGGCTTTGCCAGTGGTATAGAGTGGCGACGTGAAACTTACAGTGATGACCGTGACCCTCTACTTGATGGTAGTCATCCGCTAACAGATCCAAATAGCGGCGAAGTGCTATCGGGTAGTAGTGTGCTGGGCTCGAGTCCAACACCTGATGCTGATGGTAGTCGTAATGTATTTTCGGCATACGGCGAAGTGATAGCGCCAATCCTAGCGGATATGTCCTGGGCGCAGAGTTTAGAGCTACAGTTAGCATTACGTTATGAAAACTTCTCTGATGTGGGTGATGTGCTAAAACCTAAGGTGGCGCTATCTTGGGTACCTGTGGATGGTTTACAGCTTCGTGGCGCATACTCTGGTGGGTTTAGAGCCCCCAACCTGCCCCAAGTTGTTGAGCAAGGAGTTTCACGTTCAAATACACGATATGACCCCGTCACGGATTCATCCTATGCAATGACCGAGATCCGTTCTGGTAATGCTAACCTGGAACCGGAAGACGATATTAACAAGTCACTTGGTTTGGTCATCTCTCCCCTTGATAACCTAACCTTTACTTTTGATTGGTGGAATATCGAACAAGAGGGCGTTGTTGGCATATTACCTAGTCAGACTCATCTACTTTATGACTCATTAAAGCGCTCTCAAGGCTCAACCAATACCGCGGTTATCCGTGGAGCTGACGGTGAAGTGATTGAGATCCAAAACCAGTATCAAAACCTTAGCCCAAGAGAGATCGAGGGTATAGATTTTAGTGTTTTTTATGGTTTAGAGACTGCCATCGGTGAATTTGATTTTAATCTTAATGCCGCGCACCTCATCAAGTTTGATCAAGAACCTGACGCAATTACAGCTGAAGTCTTGGCGGCACAAGAAGCGGGTGACCCTTCGGTACCACAATCACAAGTGGTAGCAGGCGCCAATGATTTGATAAAGCAAAATGGTAGACCTGAATGGCGTGCATATACGTCTGTGCGTTGGAAGTTCCAGCCTTGGAGCGCCGGTGTAACGGCTAACTATGTTAGCGATTTTGTTGATACGAGTACCGCGACCAGCGAGGGTGAACCTCTGCCTATCGACAGTATGATTACTGTCAATATGTACGCTGATTACACCTTTAATGATGCCGGTTTATTAGATGATACTCGGATCCGACTCGGAGTGAAAAACATTGCAGATGAGCAGCCACCAATAGCAGATGAAAGCTTTGGTTACTTCTCTAGTGTCCATTCAAATCGTGGTCGTTATTTCTATATCGATATTCGTAAATCATTCTAA
- a CDS encoding CapA family protein, producing the protein MTFKLICCSVFLLSANVATAADLITLKGRVFTEADMPIARAQVSVGQQLVQTDNEGRYELKVAAAESYLLKLQAKGHYQGLQTFSHYELGASHNTIGDIQLVAEKAGRTLLTFGGDVMMGRRYAKPRFNNAVIINAESKTEDTRSIVQHVKPYLSLADLASVNLETQIAAHKPAERAPKSVTFYSPPETLAALEWAGVDFVTLGNNHTYDYLDEGLDSTLAYLAQSPLAYAGAGKDQADALAAHRTTLNGNPFSFLGYVGWQGNFTPNQTASLKKGGAAFGSEDNIQASVAKEASASRATVVQYHGGLEYSAEPTMVLEQKLKLAIDSGADLAVGHHPHVTQGFEIYNDKLIAYSMGNFIFDQYFYATPYSFMLNVWMDGDVFHRAEIVPVYLKGYKPTPATGAQRYTVLKRLSTLSKKRGVDIQVSGGHGVITRHSPSSEPGMLTIKPLAEQSVFDLYNSDWSQQLKHVESNKAGIKYRVGKNLVNGSDFESFALFNTAERGWDLDQSPFEITTAEASSGQYALEARLPAKATATIGMTNFRRVYNSSSPMTLALNIKAPQYTKVNLYWQGRKTREKLDTALQQGEKHLISSQLLSGGNAQWQNIEAQFNSPRIGYRSIRVLVEFENLSQSSESIYVDDINLIEWQSAFSSQPNFKPMSDDAAAASHIGFDRPLAANEQVTLSF; encoded by the coding sequence ATGACCTTCAAACTGATCTGCTGCAGCGTATTTCTGCTCTCGGCCAATGTCGCAACTGCGGCAGACTTGATAACCCTAAAAGGGCGAGTGTTTACTGAGGCTGATATGCCGATTGCACGGGCGCAGGTATCGGTCGGTCAACAACTTGTGCAAACGGATAATGAAGGACGCTATGAGCTTAAGGTCGCGGCGGCGGAATCTTACTTGTTAAAGTTGCAGGCGAAAGGTCACTATCAGGGGCTGCAAACATTCAGCCATTATGAGTTAGGCGCAAGTCATAACACTATCGGTGATATCCAATTGGTGGCGGAAAAAGCAGGTCGTACGCTGCTCACCTTTGGTGGCGATGTGATGATGGGTCGTCGTTATGCTAAACCGCGTTTTAATAACGCAGTGATTATTAACGCAGAGAGTAAAACTGAAGACACGAGATCGATAGTTCAACATGTTAAGCCCTATTTAAGTTTGGCCGATCTCGCCTCGGTGAATTTGGAAACGCAGATCGCCGCTCATAAGCCTGCAGAGCGCGCGCCAAAATCAGTAACCTTCTATTCGCCCCCGGAAACCCTCGCGGCATTAGAATGGGCCGGGGTCGATTTTGTCACCTTAGGTAACAATCATACTTATGACTATCTAGATGAAGGGCTGGATTCAACACTTGCTTATCTTGCACAAAGCCCTCTGGCTTATGCTGGTGCAGGCAAAGATCAAGCTGACGCATTAGCCGCTCACCGAACCACGCTCAACGGTAACCCGTTTTCATTTTTAGGCTACGTGGGTTGGCAGGGGAATTTCACGCCAAATCAAACCGCTTCGCTTAAAAAAGGTGGCGCCGCTTTCGGTTCTGAGGACAATATTCAAGCGTCAGTCGCGAAAGAGGCTTCGGCAAGCAGAGCGACCGTGGTGCAGTATCATGGTGGATTGGAATATAGCGCTGAGCCGACAATGGTTTTGGAGCAAAAACTAAAGTTAGCCATAGATAGCGGTGCGGATTTAGCCGTTGGGCATCATCCCCATGTCACTCAAGGTTTTGAGATCTACAATGACAAATTAATTGCTTACTCAATGGGGAATTTTATCTTCGATCAGTATTTTTACGCGACGCCCTATTCTTTTATGTTAAATGTGTGGATGGACGGTGATGTTTTTCACCGTGCTGAAATTGTCCCTGTTTATTTGAAAGGCTATAAGCCGACGCCTGCGACGGGCGCGCAGCGCTATACGGTACTAAAACGCTTGAGTACACTATCTAAAAAGCGCGGTGTGGACATTCAAGTCTCAGGTGGGCATGGGGTGATTACGCGTCACTCTCCATCGAGCGAACCTGGGATGTTAACGATAAAGCCGTTGGCAGAGCAGAGTGTATTTGATCTCTATAACAGTGATTGGAGTCAGCAACTTAAGCATGTCGAAAGCAACAAGGCGGGAATAAAGTATCGCGTTGGCAAAAATCTGGTTAATGGTTCTGATTTTGAAAGCTTTGCGCTGTTTAATACCGCAGAACGTGGTTGGGATCTCGACCAGTCACCGTTTGAAATAACCACTGCTGAGGCAAGTAGTGGCCAATATGCGCTCGAAGCAAGATTACCTGCCAAGGCGACTGCAACCATAGGTATGACTAATTTTCGTCGAGTTTATAACTCTAGCAGCCCGATGACCTTAGCCTTGAATATCAAAGCGCCTCAATATACTAAGGTGAATCTTTATTGGCAGGGGCGCAAGACGCGAGAAAAATTAGACACGGCATTACAGCAGGGTGAAAAACACTTGATAAGTAGTCAGCTTCTATCTGGCGGAAATGCACAATGGCAAAACATTGAGGCACAATTTAACTCACCTCGGATTGGTTATCGTAGTATCCGGGTATTAGTTGAATTTGAAAACCTCAGTCAATCAAGTGAGTCGATTTATGTTGATGACATAAACCTGATCGAGTGGCAGTCAGCATTTTCGAGTCAACCGAACTTCAAACCCATGTCTGATGATGCCGCAGCTGCATCGCATATTGGTTTCGATCGTCCTCTGGCAGCCAACGAGCAGGTGACACTTAGCTTTTAA
- a CDS encoding LysR family transcriptional regulator, with translation MRLRHIEIFHAIYTTGSITNAAQFLHVSQPSVSKVLAHAEMQLGFSLFQRQKGRLTPTSEAQMLFSEVDKVYKQIHSVRNTAENIRKSRSGSISIGVTPALGFDYLPETVAAYRKSHPDININLETIHNEDVLQALLEHRIDFALVFSPPPLAGVSQHVICNSELVLMYPTGSEHSFAATVPIQALENKELIGIWDSGPLGDILWNRINQEAISVNSNIQVQTYFIAARLVAQKMGVCVVDEYTAAGNLNDEVSMANFEPPLNFKLSALHLENKALSNVATAFLEQLRKTAEKA, from the coding sequence ATGAGATTACGTCATATAGAGATTTTTCACGCGATTTATACCACCGGCTCGATAACCAATGCCGCGCAGTTTTTACATGTGTCACAACCTTCGGTGAGTAAGGTGTTAGCCCATGCTGAAATGCAGCTGGGGTTCTCACTATTTCAACGACAGAAGGGACGGCTCACGCCCACCAGCGAAGCACAAATGCTATTTAGCGAGGTCGACAAGGTATATAAGCAGATCCACTCGGTGCGTAATACGGCAGAAAATATCAGAAAAAGTCGCAGTGGCAGTATAAGCATTGGCGTCACCCCTGCACTAGGCTTTGATTACTTACCCGAAACCGTGGCTGCATACCGGAAATCACACCCCGACATCAACATCAATCTAGAAACCATACACAATGAAGATGTGCTACAAGCCTTGCTTGAGCACCGAATTGATTTCGCACTGGTGTTCTCTCCACCGCCACTCGCTGGAGTTAGCCAACATGTTATTTGTAATTCAGAGTTGGTGCTGATGTATCCAACCGGATCCGAGCACTCATTTGCGGCAACCGTTCCCATTCAAGCCTTAGAAAACAAAGAGCTCATTGGAATTTGGGATAGTGGCCCTCTTGGCGACATTTTATGGAATCGCATAAACCAAGAAGCAATATCAGTTAACAGCAATATTCAGGTACAGACCTATTTCATTGCAGCCAGATTGGTGGCACAAAAGATGGGAGTATGTGTAGTGGACGAATATACAGCTGCCGGAAACCTGAATGATGAAGTGTCGATGGCCAACTTTGAACCTCCACTTAACTTCAAATTATCGGCTCTTCACTTAGAGAATAAAGCACTGTCGAACGTCGCAACCGCTTTTCTTGAACAGCTGAGGAAAACAGCCGAAAAAGCATAG
- a CDS encoding Na+/H+ antiporter NhaC family protein — protein sequence MDSLKKPVVLLFTLLSFALCAYVHFNVEPTWKEQLYSFATHENEAGALFYEEDGVKKRIESLTPYANSPLTQVALNLYSKPVDLDQQWVTKDASIYLSKPSFHLGFWSIFPAFLAIFLCLVTKEPLIALMSGIISGALLLGKFDLIDAIIIPSLATESAAGILLLYLWLLGGLMGVWSKTGAAQAFADHMTEHYVSGPRSAKLVAWFLGVIFFQGGTVSTVLVGTTVKPLADKANVSHEEMAYIVDSTASPIASVIAFNAWPAYVQALIFVPGVAFLATAQDRINFFFSSIPFSFYGIIAVLGTLLLSLNIMTFSGKRLRQARLRAITTGQLDAPTARPMSAEELSKPSVPAGYKSSMLEFILPLLLLIGIAITTFLTLGSPKVAWAFAAALLLSVLIALAKNMSIHDLIDGFNQGVKGVVLGSVILMLAVIIGLLSRQVGGGLYLIDFLGEGMPYWCLPIFLQVLTMVIAFSTGTSWGTYAIAFPLAMPLAWSIAMSSGIDNPEIYMMICFATVLNGSVCGDQCSPISDTTILSSMTTGCDLMDHVKSQIYPASLAAVLAAILWTLSALIFA from the coding sequence ATGGACAGTTTGAAAAAACCTGTGGTGTTACTATTCACCTTACTGAGCTTTGCACTCTGCGCTTATGTTCACTTCAATGTAGAACCGACATGGAAAGAGCAGCTCTATTCTTTTGCTACCCATGAAAATGAAGCTGGAGCACTTTTTTATGAAGAGGACGGGGTAAAAAAACGCATTGAATCACTCACTCCCTATGCAAACTCACCGTTAACACAAGTGGCACTCAACCTCTACTCTAAGCCAGTCGATTTAGACCAACAATGGGTAACAAAGGACGCTTCAATCTACCTTTCCAAACCGAGCTTTCATCTCGGGTTTTGGTCGATATTCCCGGCATTTCTGGCTATCTTTCTATGCCTTGTCACCAAAGAACCTCTTATCGCGTTAATGAGCGGTATTATATCTGGCGCCCTATTACTGGGTAAGTTTGACCTTATCGACGCCATCATAATACCGAGTCTGGCAACCGAGAGCGCTGCAGGTATCTTGTTGTTATATCTATGGTTACTAGGTGGCTTGATGGGGGTGTGGTCAAAAACTGGGGCGGCGCAAGCGTTTGCCGACCATATGACAGAGCATTATGTTAGCGGGCCCAGATCAGCCAAATTAGTCGCTTGGTTTTTAGGCGTGATCTTCTTTCAAGGCGGAACCGTCAGCACTGTGTTAGTCGGTACTACCGTTAAGCCACTTGCCGATAAGGCTAATGTGAGCCATGAAGAGATGGCGTATATCGTCGACTCTACGGCGTCGCCGATTGCTTCGGTTATCGCCTTCAACGCTTGGCCTGCTTATGTTCAAGCGCTTATTTTTGTACCCGGTGTGGCCTTTTTAGCGACAGCACAAGATAGGATCAACTTCTTCTTTTCCAGTATCCCTTTTAGCTTTTATGGCATTATCGCGGTATTGGGTACCTTACTTTTGAGCCTGAATATCATGACCTTTTCAGGGAAAAGGCTGCGCCAAGCACGACTCCGCGCGATAACGACTGGCCAGCTTGATGCCCCAACGGCTCGACCAATGAGCGCAGAAGAGCTGTCTAAACCCAGTGTTCCCGCAGGATATAAATCGAGTATGCTGGAATTCATATTGCCATTACTGCTGTTAATTGGCATCGCAATAACCACATTTCTAACACTTGGTTCCCCCAAGGTCGCATGGGCATTTGCCGCTGCACTCCTATTGAGTGTCTTGATCGCCTTAGCTAAAAATATGTCCATTCACGATCTTATCGACGGTTTCAATCAAGGCGTAAAAGGAGTCGTACTCGGGTCTGTTATCTTAATGCTCGCCGTTATTATTGGATTACTAAGCAGGCAAGTGGGCGGCGGGCTGTACCTTATCGATTTTCTCGGTGAAGGAATGCCCTATTGGTGTCTACCCATTTTCTTGCAAGTGTTAACCATGGTTATCGCATTTTCGACAGGCACAAGCTGGGGCACCTACGCCATTGCCTTTCCATTAGCCATGCCGCTCGCTTGGTCTATTGCCATGAGTAGTGGAATTGATAATCCAGAGATCTATATGATGATCTGCTTTGCCACTGTGCTCAATGGCAGTGTTTGTGGCGATCAATGTTCGCCGATCTCAGATACCACGATATTAAGTTCGATGACGACCGGTTGCGATTTAATGGATCATGTTAAATCACAAATTTACCCCGCCAGCCTAGCAGCTGTGCTTGCAGCAATTTTGTGGACTCTGTCTGCACTGATTTTCGCCTAA
- a CDS encoding N-acyl-D-amino-acid deacylase family protein → MKQLSLVVSLLCVSLSSIAVEPQEVDLLISGKRVHIGDGSAQRALDIAICGDKICGISPLGEVKYVAKQRIDAKNSVVSPGFIDPHTHSIEQLLSEDKKANLNYLYQGVTTVVNGNDGDGRADIQRLSMQLAKNGIGTNTALLAGHGYIRRAVMSLAERYATKAEIAQMQMLLTQAMEQGAVGLSSGLYYVPGVYADAEEVIALAKVAAKYDGIYDTHLRDESTFNIGFTAAIEEAIKIANAADIHLHIAHIKALGKDVWGQSKDVIKLINAAQQSGSSISADQYPWRASGTNLKSAVVPKWVMADSRSHFLSRLEDPSKRARIISEIEENIRRRGGPDSLLITAAEDESLEGETLKEIAAKYQKTAADTVLELVKGSRIRVASFNMSPADIERFMVQPWVVTSSDGTDGHPRKYASFPKKYREYVQQKSLLTLPQFIQQSSSKTAAILKLDKRGLLQTGYFADIVIFDSERLRDEADFAHWNRLSSGVDYVVINGKLAINQGHYTGLLGGRVVK, encoded by the coding sequence ATGAAACAATTGTCATTAGTTGTGAGTTTACTGTGCGTGTCGCTTAGTTCCATTGCTGTAGAACCACAAGAGGTCGATCTATTGATCAGTGGTAAGCGCGTGCATATTGGTGATGGTTCGGCGCAAAGAGCGTTAGATATAGCCATTTGCGGCGATAAAATTTGTGGTATCAGTCCGCTGGGCGAAGTGAAGTATGTCGCTAAGCAAAGGATTGATGCTAAAAACTCTGTCGTGAGTCCTGGGTTTATTGATCCACATACCCATAGCATTGAACAGTTACTGAGTGAGGATAAAAAGGCCAACCTCAACTATCTCTATCAAGGTGTTACAACTGTGGTAAACGGTAACGACGGCGATGGTCGTGCCGACATTCAACGATTAAGCATGCAGCTTGCTAAAAATGGTATCGGTACCAATACCGCATTACTTGCGGGCCATGGCTATATTCGTAGGGCAGTAATGAGTTTAGCTGAGCGCTATGCCACTAAGGCTGAGATAGCTCAAATGCAAATGTTGTTAACGCAAGCGATGGAACAGGGGGCGGTGGGGCTATCGAGCGGATTGTATTATGTTCCGGGTGTGTATGCAGATGCCGAAGAAGTGATTGCATTGGCGAAAGTCGCAGCAAAATATGATGGCATTTACGATACCCACTTACGGGATGAAAGTACCTTTAATATCGGTTTTACAGCGGCTATAGAGGAAGCGATTAAGATTGCCAACGCTGCGGATATCCATCTACATATTGCCCATATAAAAGCCTTAGGAAAAGATGTTTGGGGGCAAAGTAAAGATGTCATCAAATTGATTAATGCGGCGCAGCAATCGGGTAGCAGTATCTCGGCTGACCAATATCCATGGCGAGCCTCAGGTACCAACCTTAAGAGTGCTGTGGTGCCAAAGTGGGTGATGGCTGATTCACGTTCTCATTTTTTAAGTCGCCTCGAAGACCCTTCAAAGCGAGCGCGAATTATCAGTGAAATTGAAGAGAATATTAGGCGTAGAGGTGGACCCGACTCACTGCTTATCACCGCAGCAGAAGATGAGTCTTTAGAGGGGGAAACGCTAAAAGAGATCGCTGCTAAGTATCAAAAAACGGCGGCAGATACTGTGCTGGAATTGGTCAAAGGTAGCCGAATTCGAGTGGCATCTTTTAACATGTCACCGGCAGATATAGAGCGATTTATGGTGCAACCTTGGGTCGTTACCTCATCGGATGGCACCGATGGTCATCCTCGAAAGTATGCCAGCTTCCCTAAGAAATATCGTGAGTATGTGCAGCAAAAATCTTTGCTAACCTTGCCGCAGTTTATTCAGCAAAGTAGCAGTAAGACAGCCGCAATATTGAAGCTGGATAAGCGAGGCTTATTACAAACCGGCTATTTTGCAGATATCGTTATTTTTGATTCTGAGCGATTACGCGATGAGGCTGACTTTGCTCACTGGAACCGCTTGTCTAGTGGGGTTGATTACGTTGTTATAAATGGAAAATTGGCCATCAATCAAGGCCATTATACTGGCTTGCTTGGGGGCCGAGTTGTTAAATAG
- a CDS encoding M14 family metallopeptidase — MLYKISFIILSFVVIACSSVQPITRCDGPDLKVSSNFENARVNDCKIVDGKIKLSITPENEPINDSPWYAFKITSTTEKEVEVSISYQGGHQRYTPKASQNRINWQPLKYRVRNNVLHFKVAVSPTPTFIAGQELITNKDYDIWMKSLAKQPNVRHYTLGQSTQLRDIGALEVTGGGDEWIVVLGRQHPPEVTGALALFPFVNNLIADSQLSARFMQRFNILIVPDLNPDGVALGNWRHNANGVDLNRDWKAFKQVESRLVRDKLKGITQSGGKIVFAVDFHSTKKDIFYTMPSDYGLNPPLLVESWLAELRETVSPFVIREQPGHNSDKGIFKQFIADEYGVHGITYEMGDNTDRAVIKKLAVVASDGLMQKMLATTPSEFKGKSLK; from the coding sequence ATGTTGTATAAAATCAGTTTTATTATTCTCAGCTTTGTGGTTATTGCCTGCAGTTCAGTCCAGCCGATAACGCGTTGTGACGGGCCAGATCTTAAGGTCAGCAGTAACTTTGAAAATGCACGAGTTAACGATTGCAAGATTGTCGATGGTAAAATCAAGCTCAGCATTACCCCAGAAAATGAGCCTATTAATGATAGCCCTTGGTACGCTTTTAAGATCACCTCTACGACAGAGAAGGAGGTTGAGGTATCAATCAGTTATCAAGGTGGGCATCAAAGATATACCCCTAAAGCCAGTCAAAACCGCATTAACTGGCAGCCTTTAAAGTATCGAGTGCGTAATAATGTGCTGCACTTTAAGGTTGCAGTAAGCCCAACGCCTACGTTTATTGCAGGCCAAGAGTTAATCACTAATAAAGACTATGACATATGGATGAAAAGCTTAGCTAAACAGCCAAATGTGCGTCATTACACTCTGGGCCAATCAACACAACTCCGAGATATTGGTGCGCTTGAGGTCACAGGCGGGGGAGATGAGTGGATAGTTGTTCTCGGGCGTCAACACCCGCCTGAAGTCACCGGTGCTTTAGCGCTATTTCCATTCGTTAATAACTTGATTGCTGATAGCCAATTATCAGCCCGCTTTATGCAGCGATTCAATATATTGATCGTGCCAGACTTAAACCCAGACGGTGTGGCGTTAGGCAATTGGAGACACAATGCAAATGGTGTGGATCTTAACCGTGATTGGAAAGCATTTAAGCAGGTAGAGTCGAGATTGGTGCGCGATAAGCTTAAGGGCATCACTCAGAGCGGTGGCAAGATCGTATTTGCCGTCGATTTCCATTCAACCAAGAAAGATATTTTTTACACCATGCCTTCTGATTATGGTTTAAACCCGCCGTTGTTGGTTGAAAGCTGGCTTGCGGAGTTGAGAGAGACCGTGTCGCCTTTTGTGATCCGCGAGCAGCCTGGACACAATTCAGACAAGGGGATCTTTAAGCAGTTTATTGCTGATGAATATGGGGTTCATGGGATCACCTATGAGATGGGTGATAATACCGATAGAGCGGTAATTAAGAAGCTTGCAGTGGTCGCTAGCGATGGTTTGATGCAAAAAATGCTAGCCACAACGCCGAGTGAGTTTAAAGGGAAGTCGCTGAAATGA